A genomic segment from Methanolobus zinderi encodes:
- a CDS encoding RNA-binding protein: MKVKSRVQIRKSEKNKLLKELRSTFGDAVDTFADKRFETATADDIPIVMIEGEVVLFKIGDNYFPTVKGVLQLGLRSNLVTVDAGAVRFVVNGADVMCPGIVSADDDIEPDDPVIIIEETHKKPLAIGTALMPGDQMNASSGKAVKSVHYVGDKLWNLDI; this comes from the coding sequence TTGAAAGTAAAATCCAGGGTGCAAATAAGGAAATCAGAAAAGAACAAATTGTTAAAGGAATTGAGATCCACTTTCGGTGATGCGGTAGATACGTTTGCTGACAAGAGGTTTGAAACGGCTACAGCTGACGATATACCTATTGTTATGATAGAAGGGGAAGTGGTTCTCTTTAAAATAGGAGATAATTATTTCCCGACTGTTAAGGGAGTACTCCAGCTCGGTCTCAGGAGCAACCTTGTTACTGTGGATGCCGGAGCCGTACGCTTTGTTGTCAATGGTGCCGATGTCATGTGTCCGGGAATCGTTTCTGCGGATGATGACATAGAGCCCGACGATCCTGTGATAATAATAGAAGAAACCCACAAGAAGCCACTTGCGATCGGTACCGCCCTGATGCCGGGAGATCAGATGAATGCAAGTTCCGGTAAGGCTGTAAAATCTGTTCACTATGTGGGTGACAAGTTGTGGAACCTTGACATCTGA
- the cobA gene encoding uroporphyrinogen-III C-methyltransferase, whose protein sequence is MTRYGKVYLVGSGPGDPELMTLKARRLLDSVDVVVYDQLPGKAIIDSIPEKTEKINAGKHAGNHTLKQDEINALIIEKAKEGKSVVRLKGGDPYMFGRGGEEAQELIEAGIEFEVVPGITSAVAVPAYAGIPVTHRDHASMVTFVTGHEDPTKDESALDWETLAKFQGTLVIFMGVKMLERNVNELMKYGKDPKTPVALIEKGTRPDQRVTVGVLENIANLAKERGVKAPAITVVGDVVQLHGELGEQILPASAFE, encoded by the coding sequence ATGACCCGATATGGAAAAGTTTATTTGGTTGGCTCAGGGCCCGGAGACCCCGAGCTTATGACACTGAAAGCCCGCAGATTGCTGGACTCTGTTGATGTTGTGGTCTATGACCAGCTTCCTGGAAAGGCGATAATTGATTCCATCCCTGAAAAGACGGAGAAGATCAACGCAGGAAAGCATGCAGGAAATCATACCTTAAAACAGGATGAGATCAATGCGCTGATAATCGAGAAAGCAAAGGAAGGAAAGAGTGTTGTGCGCCTGAAGGGAGGAGATCCCTACATGTTCGGACGAGGTGGAGAGGAAGCCCAAGAACTCATCGAAGCGGGAATTGAATTCGAAGTAGTGCCCGGTATCACATCTGCAGTAGCCGTTCCTGCATATGCTGGTATACCAGTCACTCACAGGGATCATGCTTCCATGGTAACCTTTGTTACGGGTCATGAGGATCCGACAAAGGATGAGAGCGCCCTCGACTGGGAAACCCTTGCAAAGTTCCAGGGTACACTGGTTATCTTTATGGGTGTAAAGATGCTTGAAAGAAATGTCAACGAACTGATGAAATACGGCAAGGACCCGAAAACCCCTGTGGCACTTATAGAAAAGGGAACACGCCCGGACCAGAGGGTCACCGTGGGTGTACTGGAAAATATAGCCAACCTTGCAAAAGAGAGAGGCGTCAAGGCCCCTGCCATCACAGTGGTAGGCGATGTCGTACAACTTCACGGGGAACTTGGCGAGCAGATACTTCCGGCTTCGGCCTTTGAGTGA
- a CDS encoding cell division protein SepF, translating into MAKIMNKIFGGSAKPTTVEDEYTELDLTKYEEVLDEEPAETYIRVAELTNLNELTSLKREIYDGNIVMIDISNIKADKLLLDRALKDLKEVVTDVHGDIAGIKDDQVLVTPTGIKIDRSKILGGRY; encoded by the coding sequence ATGGCAAAGATCATGAATAAAATATTTGGCGGCAGTGCTAAACCCACAACCGTTGAGGATGAATACACGGAACTGGATCTCACCAAGTATGAAGAAGTGCTTGATGAAGAACCTGCAGAAACCTATATCAGGGTAGCAGAGCTGACAAACCTGAATGAGCTGACATCACTTAAAAGAGAGATATATGACGGTAACATCGTGATGATAGATATCTCAAACATAAAAGCTGATAAACTTCTGCTTGACCGTGCATTAAAGGACCTCAAGGAAGTAGTCACTGACGTTCACGGCGATATTGCAGGAATTAAGGATGACCAGGTTCTTGTAACGCCAACAGGCATCAAGATCGATAGATCAAAGATTCTTGGTGGAAGATATTGA
- the ahbC gene encoding 12,18-didecarboxysiroheme deacetylase yields MIGISKLYCRTVEPSDALRYGRESKKLPSHLLQFSKDKKPVVVWNVTRRCNLKCVHCYAHSKDIEYQDELSTEQGKELIDDLAEFGSPVILFSGGEPLMRKDLTELAAYATSKGIRAVISTNGTLISEEKARELKEIGLSYVGISLDGMRETNDKFRGVEGAFDKALQGVRNCQAAGIKVGLRFTINRHNVEDIPEIFDLLEKENIPRICFYHLVYSGRGSDMREEDLSLEESRETVDLLIDRTRELHAKGKMVEVLTVDNHCDGPYIYLRLLKEDPERAAEVLELLQMNRGNSTGIGIGCVSWDGSVHPDQFWRHYSFGNVKERKFSEIWTDTSDPLMAGLKDRKPLIKANADRCANCKWFDVCNGNFRVRAEAVHNNIWADDPACYLSDEEIGYSENK; encoded by the coding sequence ATGATAGGCATTTCAAAACTATACTGCAGAACCGTAGAACCTTCTGACGCGTTGCGCTACGGCCGTGAATCAAAAAAACTTCCCTCCCACCTGCTCCAGTTTTCCAAAGATAAGAAACCCGTTGTCGTTTGGAACGTGACCAGACGCTGCAACTTAAAATGTGTTCACTGCTATGCCCACTCTAAGGATATTGAGTACCAGGATGAGCTCAGCACCGAACAGGGAAAGGAACTCATAGATGACCTTGCGGAATTTGGCAGCCCCGTAATCCTTTTCTCAGGAGGAGAGCCCCTGATGCGCAAGGACCTTACCGAACTTGCAGCCTATGCGACCTCAAAGGGTATCCGTGCGGTCATTTCAACCAACGGTACTCTAATAAGCGAGGAAAAAGCCCGCGAGCTCAAGGAAATAGGTCTCTCCTATGTAGGGATATCCCTGGATGGTATGAGAGAGACGAATGATAAGTTCAGGGGAGTAGAGGGAGCCTTCGATAAAGCCCTGCAGGGGGTACGTAACTGTCAGGCAGCGGGTATCAAGGTGGGCTTGCGTTTTACCATTAACCGGCACAATGTAGAGGATATTCCCGAGATATTCGATCTGCTTGAAAAGGAGAACATTCCTCGTATCTGTTTCTACCATCTGGTATACTCAGGCAGGGGCTCTGATATGAGAGAAGAAGACCTTTCCCTTGAAGAATCCAGGGAGACCGTCGACCTGCTTATAGACAGGACTCGGGAGCTTCATGCAAAGGGTAAGATGGTCGAGGTACTCACAGTTGACAATCATTGTGACGGTCCATATATCTACCTGCGCCTCTTGAAAGAAGATCCTGAGCGTGCGGCAGAGGTACTTGAGCTGCTTCAGATGAATCGTGGCAATTCCACTGGAATCGGTATAGGCTGCGTTTCATGGGACGGTTCAGTTCATCCGGACCAGTTCTGGAGACATTACAGTTTTGGAAATGTCAAAGAAAGAAAGTTCAGTGAGATATGGACCGATACGTCCGATCCCCTGATGGCAGGTCTGAAAGACCGCAAGCCTCTGATCAAAGCCAATGCTGACAGATGCGCAAACTGTAAATGGTTTGACGTCTGCAACGGAAACTTCCGTGTCAGAGCCGAGGCTGTGCACAATAACATCTGGGCTGATGACCCTGCATGTTATCTGAGCGATGAAGAGATCGGGTATAGTGAAAATAAATAA
- the proS gene encoding proline--tRNA ligase yields MAEQEKEAALPSKENFSEWYNDILQKGEIMDVRYPVKGLYVWYPFGFNLRRNVYDLIRQLLDENHQETMFPLLIPENEFMKEAEHIKGFEDEVYWVTHGGMSPLDVKLALRPTSETAIYPMYKLWVRSHADLPLRLYQIVNTFRYETKHTRPLIRLREITSFKEAHTVHATWDDAAAQVDEAIRLYTEFYRKLAIPVLASKRPDWDKFPGADYTIATDALMPDGRTLQVGTAHHLGDNFAKTFDIQYEDAEGEQVYAHQTCYGISERSVAALISIHGDDKGLMMPPEVAPVQVAIIPIIFKKAEDVLQACEKVKEELEAAGIRVKLDASDNRPGAKYYKWEMKGVPVRLELGPRDLKKNAAMLVRRDTGEKQQVPLDNIKEEVLSLFSAIQDNLYKTAEQGLEKRIIKCESVPEIKKNLASGIAKVFWCGDKECGLKLEDEVGAGILGIPSSEDKCQGKCVVCDGDADTMVYVARTY; encoded by the coding sequence ATGGCAGAACAAGAGAAAGAGGCTGCACTGCCTTCAAAAGAAAATTTCAGCGAATGGTATAACGACATCCTGCAGAAAGGAGAGATCATGGATGTCCGCTATCCTGTAAAGGGATTATACGTTTGGTATCCTTTTGGTTTCAACCTCAGAAGAAACGTCTATGATCTGATCAGGCAACTCCTGGATGAGAATCACCAGGAAACAATGTTCCCTCTTCTGATCCCGGAAAACGAATTCATGAAAGAGGCGGAACACATCAAGGGTTTTGAGGACGAGGTCTACTGGGTTACCCACGGGGGTATGTCCCCGCTAGATGTAAAACTCGCACTGCGTCCGACCAGTGAGACTGCCATTTATCCGATGTACAAGCTGTGGGTCCGCTCCCATGCCGACCTCCCTCTCAGGCTATACCAGATTGTCAATACCTTCAGATATGAGACAAAGCACACACGTCCTCTTATCAGGCTGCGTGAGATCACATCCTTCAAGGAAGCTCACACGGTCCATGCCACATGGGACGATGCTGCGGCACAGGTTGATGAAGCTATCAGGCTGTATACTGAGTTCTATCGCAAGCTTGCGATTCCTGTTCTTGCTTCCAAAAGGCCTGACTGGGATAAGTTCCCGGGTGCGGATTATACCATAGCCACGGATGCGCTCATGCCCGATGGCAGGACTCTCCAGGTAGGCACAGCCCATCACCTGGGCGATAATTTTGCGAAGACCTTCGATATCCAGTACGAGGATGCCGAAGGTGAGCAGGTCTATGCTCATCAGACATGTTATGGCATTTCCGAGCGTTCCGTAGCAGCACTGATATCCATACACGGTGATGACAAGGGTCTTATGATGCCTCCTGAGGTAGCTCCGGTGCAGGTTGCGATCATTCCTATCATCTTCAAGAAAGCTGAGGATGTCCTCCAGGCCTGTGAAAAGGTAAAGGAGGAACTTGAAGCTGCAGGCATACGTGTTAAGCTGGATGCAAGTGACAACCGTCCGGGTGCCAAGTATTACAAATGGGAAATGAAAGGTGTGCCCGTAAGGCTTGAGCTCGGACCAAGGGACCTTAAGAAGAATGCGGCAATGCTTGTTCGCCGTGATACCGGAGAAAAACAGCAGGTGCCTTTGGACAATATAAAAGAGGAGGTCCTTTCGCTGTTCTCTGCCATCCAGGATAATCTCTATAAAACTGCTGAACAGGGACTTGAGAAGCGTATTATCAAATGCGAGAGCGTACCTGAGATCAAGAAGAACCTTGCCAGTGGTATTGCAAAGGTGTTCTGGTGTGGTGACAAGGAATGCGGACTCAAGCTCGAGGATGAGGTCGGTGCGGGAATCCTTGGAATTCCTTCTTCAGAGGATAAATGTCAGGGTAAATGTGTCGTATGTGATGGCGATGCTGACACCATGGTCTATGTTGCGAGGACCTACTGA
- a CDS encoding uroporphyrinogen-III synthase has product MSGKPKVAIMRPERYMAKSKELAESMGFEAVMVPMVEITEMKDEGFDGFVERVLEGSSDYVIFTSANGIDFTLKKIQSESVDKFIGALNSTNVVAIGPTTRKALEEMGIAVMGMPGVFSSEGIVDYLCDDVKGKVIDTARSFYGSTLLTEGLRKCGATVYETNVYTLEKPEGAEQDKLIESALNGEIRVFAFTSSMMVRNFIEHARNRGQEEETIRALNRSLVAAIGGPTGNTLEDYGINVSVIPDRFTFKDVLKKVQEELS; this is encoded by the coding sequence ATGTCCGGGAAACCAAAAGTGGCTATCATGAGACCCGAGAGGTACATGGCAAAATCAAAGGAGCTTGCAGAATCCATGGGATTTGAAGCTGTCATGGTGCCAATGGTCGAGATCACGGAAATGAAGGATGAAGGGTTCGACGGTTTTGTGGAAAGAGTACTCGAGGGCAGCTCTGATTATGTCATCTTCACCAGTGCCAATGGTATAGATTTCACTCTGAAAAAGATTCAGTCGGAGTCCGTAGATAAGTTCATAGGAGCTTTGAATTCCACAAATGTCGTGGCCATAGGTCCCACAACCCGCAAGGCACTTGAAGAGATGGGAATTGCTGTCATGGGAATGCCGGGAGTATTTAGTTCAGAGGGCATTGTCGACTATCTCTGTGATGATGTGAAAGGTAAAGTGATAGATACCGCCAGGAGTTTCTATGGCTCGACACTGCTCACAGAAGGTCTGCGCAAATGCGGTGCTACGGTCTATGAGACCAATGTCTACACTCTTGAAAAACCGGAAGGTGCTGAGCAGGACAAGCTCATCGAGTCTGCGTTGAATGGCGAAATAAGGGTGTTCGCCTTCACGAGTTCCATGATGGTGCGCAACTTCATAGAACATGCCAGAAACCGTGGTCAGGAAGAAGAGACTATCCGGGCGCTTAACAGGTCCCTGGTGGCTGCCATAGGTGGTCCCACTGGAAATACGCTTGAAGATTACGGTATAAATGTATCAGTTATCCCCGATAGGTTCACTTTTAAGGATGTATTGAAAAAGGTTCAGGAAGAACTTTCCTGA
- a CDS encoding desulfoferrodoxin family protein, which yields MNFGEILKGKEEEGKEKHVPEIEIIRGHGKANADFVRVVVGKEVPHPNTVEHHIEWVELYGITKKGQTIDFGRMNFEPVHTEPVGTFHVNNIDDFKAFCALEYCNIHGVWQNCIEV from the coding sequence ATGAATTTCGGAGAAATACTCAAAGGAAAGGAAGAAGAAGGTAAAGAGAAACATGTCCCTGAAATAGAGATTATCAGAGGACATGGAAAAGCAAACGCTGATTTTGTACGCGTGGTAGTCGGCAAAGAGGTCCCGCACCCGAATACCGTTGAGCACCATATCGAATGGGTCGAGCTTTACGGTATCACAAAGAAGGGTCAGACAATTGACTTTGGCAGGATGAATTTCGAACCTGTGCACACAGAGCCTGTAGGTACATTCCACGTGAACAACATTGATGATTTCAAGGCATTCTGTGCACTGGAATACTGTAACATACACGGTGTATGGCAGAACTGCATTGAAGTCTGA
- a CDS encoding ZPR1 zinc finger domain-containing protein — protein MSEESSCRNFVTTISCPLCHEELIINWQGDDIPYFGEIMYITARCDCSFRFADTMILTQRDPVHYELKVEGLGDLSSRVVRSTSGTIRIPELGIDVEPGSVSESYVTNIEGIMDRILDVVITATKWAKEDGDEDRTAKGLEIQQMLRDAMDGKQELTVVIEDPMGNSAIISDRAVSRTLDPEEAAELKTGMIVFDTSSSEMEMDACAPDHSITD, from the coding sequence TTGAGTGAAGAGAGTTCCTGCCGCAATTTTGTAACCACCATTTCCTGTCCGCTTTGTCATGAGGAGCTGATCATCAACTGGCAGGGTGATGATATTCCTTATTTTGGTGAGATAATGTACATTACCGCAAGGTGTGACTGTAGTTTCAGGTTTGCCGATACAATGATCCTGACACAGCGCGACCCGGTACATTATGAGCTAAAGGTGGAAGGGCTAGGAGATCTCAGCAGCAGGGTTGTTCGATCCACTTCAGGGACAATCCGCATACCTGAGCTGGGCATTGATGTGGAACCCGGTTCGGTATCCGAGTCATATGTGACCAATATAGAAGGTATAATGGACAGGATACTGGATGTGGTTATCACCGCAACCAAGTGGGCTAAGGAAGATGGAGACGAGGACAGAACTGCCAAGGGTCTTGAGATCCAGCAGATGCTCAGGGATGCGATGGACGGAAAACAGGAACTGACCGTTGTCATCGAGGATCCCATGGGTAACAGCGCTATTATCTCGGACAGGGCGGTATCAAGGACCCTGGATCCGGAGGAAGCTGCGGAGCTCAAGACCGGGATGATAGTCTTTGACACATCCTCATCCGAGATGGAAATGGATGCCTGCGCCCCCGATCATTCTATCACCGATTAA
- a CDS encoding ferritin produces the protein MISEKMTSALNEQINKEMYSAYLYMSMSAHCSNVGLDGFANWFMVQYQEEMTHAMKIYDYLNEQGEKVILEAIEKPPSEFGTVLEMFEATLKHEQFITRSIHELVDLANEEKDYATQIFLQWFVTEQIEEEGNDNEIIAKLKLVGNEGNGLFMLDREMAARTFNEPTSEE, from the coding sequence ATGATAAGTGAAAAAATGACCAGTGCTTTGAATGAACAGATCAATAAAGAAATGTATTCGGCATATCTGTACATGTCCATGTCCGCACACTGTAGCAATGTCGGACTTGACGGATTTGCAAACTGGTTCATGGTGCAATACCAGGAAGAGATGACACATGCAATGAAGATATACGATTATCTTAACGAACAGGGAGAAAAGGTAATACTCGAAGCTATCGAGAAACCGCCATCCGAGTTTGGAACTGTGCTGGAGATGTTCGAAGCTACCCTTAAGCATGAGCAGTTCATCACCAGGTCCATACACGAACTCGTAGACCTTGCAAATGAGGAAAAGGATTATGCTACACAGATCTTCCTTCAGTGGTTCGTAACAGAACAGATAGAAGAAGAAGGAAACGATAATGAGATCATAGCCAAGTTGAAACTTGTAGGAAACGAAGGCAACGGGCTTTTCATGCTTGACAGGGAAATGGCAGCAAGAACATTCAACGAACCAACATCAGAAGAATAA
- a CDS encoding valine--tRNA ligase, whose product MTVPKEYIPHEIEPKWKKAWDMSMYHFDWNDSTRPQYIIDTPPPYPTGNFHIGNSLNWCYIDFVARYKRMCGYNVMFPQGWDCHGLPTEVKVEEIHGITKNAVPREEFRRMCRELTRGNIEKMRETMLNLGFSTDWSNEFVTMEPEYYSKTQRSFRKMYDMGRVYQAEHPVNWCPRCETAIAFAEVEYEARDTKLNFLNFDKVKIATTRPELLAACVAVAINPEDERYSGHVGSNVKVPIFGHEVPVIGDKEVDPAFGTGVVMICTFGDKQDVRWWMEHELPLRKAIDKNGLMTSIAGKYEGMTIPECKDAIIRDLEAEGYLFEQKTLDQNVGMCWRCDTPIEILSERQWFVKIDTDAVAEAADEVKWLPEYMKVRLENWIGTMEWDWCISRQRLFATPIPVWYCKECGETVVAKEEWMPIDPTQQQPPVACSCGCKDFEAEEDVLDTWMDSSITALHVSGWLSDHGMRLPTQLRPQGHDIIRTWAFYSLLRSMALTGKRPWDSILINGMVLGEDGHKMSKSLGNVISPEEVIKDYSADSFRQWAAIGGSPGSDVMFRWKDVVSASRYFTKTWSIYRFAMSHLEDYKHSEMDINELKVVDRWLLSNLNRLIRSVTDSMDDYQFDEAFKAIRGFTWDILADNYIELIKARLYGDDEEAKKAAKYTLFVTMDSLAKMLAPFAPFFSEEMFSRLGEGSVHVQSWPKVREELIDKDIELSGDFIKDVASNVRRYKSEKGMALNTALEKIEIYGVSMDTSDLTGVTNSPIEMIEGEPDFEHVPVNVKPNMGKIGPLFRGKAKAIIDALADENPRKIADEVAKGKITVNVDGELVELEPDHVEIEKEVVSAGRSVDVLDVSGVPVVIVR is encoded by the coding sequence ATGACGGTTCCCAAAGAATATATTCCCCATGAGATCGAGCCAAAATGGAAAAAGGCATGGGATATGTCTATGTACCATTTCGACTGGAATGACAGTACAAGACCCCAGTACATTATAGATACACCTCCTCCATACCCGACCGGTAATTTCCATATCGGAAACTCCCTGAACTGGTGCTATATCGATTTTGTTGCACGCTATAAAAGAATGTGCGGCTACAATGTTATGTTCCCCCAGGGCTGGGACTGCCATGGTCTTCCCACTGAGGTAAAGGTTGAGGAGATTCATGGCATAACCAAAAATGCAGTTCCAAGGGAAGAGTTCAGGCGTATGTGCCGGGAACTTACCAGAGGAAACATAGAGAAGATGCGTGAGACCATGCTGAATCTCGGCTTCTCCACCGACTGGAGCAACGAGTTTGTCACAATGGAGCCTGAGTACTATTCCAAGACCCAGAGGTCTTTCAGGAAGATGTATGATATGGGTCGTGTGTATCAGGCGGAGCATCCTGTCAACTGGTGTCCCAGATGTGAAACGGCAATCGCCTTTGCAGAGGTCGAGTATGAAGCAAGGGATACTAAACTGAATTTCCTGAATTTCGATAAAGTCAAAATAGCAACAACAAGACCGGAACTGCTTGCTGCATGTGTGGCGGTCGCAATCAACCCTGAGGATGAGCGCTACAGCGGACATGTGGGTAGCAATGTCAAAGTGCCGATCTTTGGCCATGAGGTTCCTGTAATCGGTGATAAGGAAGTCGATCCTGCCTTTGGTACCGGTGTTGTCATGATCTGTACTTTCGGTGACAAGCAGGATGTTCGCTGGTGGATGGAACACGAACTCCCGCTTCGTAAGGCTATTGATAAGAACGGTCTGATGACCTCCATAGCCGGAAAGTACGAGGGAATGACCATTCCCGAGTGTAAGGATGCGATTATCCGGGATCTCGAGGCAGAAGGCTATCTCTTCGAGCAGAAGACACTTGACCAGAATGTTGGTATGTGCTGGCGCTGTGATACTCCTATCGAGATACTTTCCGAAAGACAGTGGTTTGTCAAGATCGATACCGATGCAGTGGCAGAGGCTGCGGATGAGGTCAAGTGGCTTCCGGAATACATGAAGGTAAGACTTGAGAACTGGATCGGGACCATGGAATGGGACTGGTGTATCTCACGCCAGAGACTTTTTGCAACACCGATACCCGTATGGTACTGTAAGGAATGTGGCGAGACCGTTGTTGCAAAGGAAGAATGGATGCCTATCGACCCGACCCAGCAACAGCCTCCGGTAGCATGTAGTTGTGGATGTAAGGATTTCGAAGCCGAGGAAGACGTACTGGATACCTGGATGGATTCTTCGATCACCGCACTGCACGTATCCGGATGGCTCTCTGATCACGGAATGAGACTGCCCACACAGCTGCGTCCGCAGGGCCACGATATCATACGTACATGGGCATTCTATTCACTATTGCGTTCCATGGCACTTACAGGCAAGAGGCCGTGGGACTCGATCCTCATCAATGGTATGGTTCTGGGTGAGGATGGTCATAAGATGAGCAAATCTCTTGGCAATGTCATCTCTCCTGAAGAGGTCATCAAGGATTACAGTGCCGATTCATTCAGGCAGTGGGCTGCAATAGGCGGTTCTCCCGGATCCGATGTCATGTTCCGCTGGAAGGATGTGGTTTCAGCATCAAGATACTTTACCAAGACCTGGAGTATCTACAGGTTCGCAATGAGTCATCTTGAGGATTATAAACACTCTGAAATGGATATCAATGAACTGAAAGTCGTTGACAGATGGCTCCTGAGCAATCTCAACAGGCTTATCAGATCTGTAACCGACAGCATGGATGATTACCAGTTCGATGAGGCCTTCAAGGCAATACGTGGATTCACATGGGATATCCTTGCGGACAACTATATCGAACTTATCAAGGCTCGTTTGTACGGGGATGATGAAGAGGCAAAGAAGGCTGCAAAGTACACTCTCTTTGTGACCATGGATTCCCTTGCAAAGATGCTGGCGCCCTTTGCTCCGTTCTTCTCCGAAGAGATGTTCTCAAGACTGGGTGAAGGAAGCGTACATGTCCAGTCATGGCCTAAGGTCCGGGAGGAGCTTATTGATAAGGACATCGAGCTTTCCGGTGATTTCATAAAAGACGTTGCAAGCAATGTCAGAAGATACAAGTCCGAGAAAGGTATGGCATTGAACACAGCCCTTGAGAAGATAGAGATCTACGGTGTCAGTATGGACACAAGCGATCTTACAGGTGTGACTAATTCCCCGATAGAGATGATCGAGGGAGAGCCTGACTTCGAGCACGTACCGGTCAATGTTAAACCCAACATGGGCAAGATCGGTCCTCTTTTCAGAGGAAAGGCCAAGGCCATCATCGATGCTCTGGCAGATGAGAATCCGAGGAAGATCGCCGATGAGGTTGCAAAGGGTAAGATCACTGTGAATGTTGACGGTGAGCTCGTCGAGCTTGAACCGGATCATGTAGAGATCGAGAAGGAAGTTGTCTCCGCGGGAAGATCCGTTGATGTGCTTGATGTCAGCGGTGTCCCTGTAGTGATCGTAAGATAA
- a CDS encoding redoxin domain-containing protein, with protein sequence MPLIGDDAPSFRARTTLGMVDFPDDYRGKWVIFFSHPGDFTPVCTTEFVRFASMQQEFKELNAELLGLSVDSNQSHIAWLEAIREKVVYKGLKNVDVMFPVIEDLSLEVSKKYGMIHPHSNYTPDELLEKFERSGGKLDFQQFSTETVRATFLIDPQAKIRAMFYYPFSNGRNMDEIKRLLQAMQKSDSEHVYTPENWHPGEDVIVPNPPTWVGAKERQQQAKEDKKCNPWFLCLKEDEQE encoded by the coding sequence ATGCCATTGATCGGGGATGATGCTCCCTCTTTCAGAGCCAGGACAACCCTGGGGATGGTGGATTTCCCGGATGACTACAGGGGAAAATGGGTGATCTTCTTCAGCCATCCCGGAGATTTTACTCCGGTCTGTACCACCGAATTCGTAAGATTTGCCAGCATGCAGCAGGAATTTAAGGAACTCAATGCAGAGTTGCTCGGACTCTCGGTTGACAGCAATCAGTCTCATATCGCATGGCTTGAGGCTATCCGGGAAAAGGTGGTATACAAGGGACTTAAGAACGTTGATGTTATGTTCCCTGTTATCGAGGATCTTAGCCTGGAAGTCTCTAAAAAATATGGGATGATCCATCCTCACTCTAATTATACCCCGGACGAACTGCTTGAGAAGTTCGAGAGATCAGGCGGAAAACTGGATTTCCAGCAGTTCAGCACTGAGACCGTGCGTGCAACTTTTCTTATCGATCCGCAGGCCAAGATACGTGCAATGTTCTATTACCCGTTCTCCAACGGAAGGAATATGGACGAGATAAAGAGATTACTTCAGGCCATGCAAAAGTCCGATAGTGAGCACGTATATACTCCCGAGAACTGGCATCCCGGTGAGGACGTGATAGTTCCGAATCCACCTACATGGGTAGGGGCAAAAGAAAGGCAACAACAGGCAAAAGAAGACAAAAAATGCAATCCTTGGTTCCTGTGTCTGAAAGAAGATGAACAGGAATGA